Proteins found in one Candidatus Hydrogenedentota bacterium genomic segment:
- a CDS encoding sulfatase-like hydrolase/transferase, with product MPTSRRDFLGLIAAGAGLARLAGITSRASAAARLPNIVLCMADDQGWGDMAYNGHPVLKTPNFDAMAAEAFRFDRFYAAAPVCSPTRASVMTGRTPNRMGCFKWGHPIRPQEITIAEALKTAGYATGHFGKWHLGSVQKGSPVNPGASGFDEWLSAPNFYDNDPILSREGNAVQLQGESSMVAVDAAIEFMRKHASGPNPFLAVVWFGSPHKPHKAIERDLEPYAGQETDFANFYGEITGMDRAFGKLRKEIAGLGIRDNTILWYCSDNGGLPKVGSTGGRGNKGQIYEGGLRVPALLEWPARISGHRATSIPCVTSDIYPTLLEIAGVTMDNQPPLDGISLVSLLDGAMEARPRPIGFWDHPTPGIQTPTAEWMAELLEAQKQGKEVTDPARLRSDAGDIKQQYPVDSFPGHSAWLDWPWKLHRIEDKTGTVAFELYDLNKDPGESKNVLAEVPERASGMQAQLHAWLASVVNSLNGKDYA from the coding sequence ATGCCAACCAGCCGCCGCGACTTCCTGGGGCTCATTGCTGCCGGGGCCGGGCTTGCCAGGCTCGCCGGCATCACCTCCCGCGCATCAGCAGCCGCCCGCCTGCCCAACATCGTTCTCTGCATGGCCGACGACCAGGGCTGGGGCGACATGGCCTATAACGGCCATCCTGTGTTGAAAACGCCCAACTTCGATGCCATGGCCGCCGAGGCCTTCCGCTTCGACCGGTTCTATGCCGCCGCGCCCGTGTGCTCGCCCACCCGCGCCAGCGTCATGACCGGCCGCACCCCGAACCGCATGGGATGCTTCAAATGGGGCCACCCCATCCGTCCGCAGGAAATCACCATTGCCGAAGCTCTCAAGACCGCCGGCTACGCAACCGGCCATTTCGGCAAATGGCATCTCGGTTCCGTGCAGAAGGGCAGCCCCGTGAATCCGGGTGCGAGCGGGTTCGATGAATGGCTCTCCGCCCCCAATTTCTACGACAACGACCCGATCCTGAGCCGCGAAGGAAACGCCGTTCAGTTGCAGGGCGAGAGTTCGATGGTTGCCGTAGACGCCGCCATCGAATTCATGCGCAAACACGCCAGCGGCCCCAACCCGTTCCTCGCCGTGGTCTGGTTCGGCTCGCCTCATAAGCCCCATAAGGCCATCGAACGCGACCTCGAACCCTACGCCGGGCAGGAAACGGATTTCGCCAATTTCTACGGCGAAATCACCGGCATGGACCGCGCATTCGGCAAGTTGCGGAAGGAAATCGCCGGGCTCGGCATCCGCGACAACACCATCCTCTGGTATTGCAGCGATAACGGCGGCCTGCCCAAGGTCGGCAGTACCGGGGGACGGGGCAACAAGGGCCAAATCTACGAAGGCGGCCTGCGCGTCCCCGCGCTCCTCGAATGGCCCGCCCGCATCTCCGGACACCGCGCCACCAGCATCCCCTGCGTCACCTCCGACATCTACCCCACCCTTCTGGAAATCGCCGGCGTGACCATGGACAATCAGCCGCCTCTTGACGGGATTAGCCTCGTGTCTCTCCTCGACGGCGCCATGGAAGCGCGGCCAAGACCCATCGGATTCTGGGACCATCCCACCCCCGGCATCCAGACGCCTACCGCCGAATGGATGGCGGAACTGCTCGAAGCGCAGAAGCAAGGGAAGGAAGTCACCGACCCCGCGCGGTTACGCTCCGACGCCGGCGACATCAAGCAACAATACCCCGTCGACAGTTTCCCCGGCCACAGCGCGTGGCTCGACTGGCCCTGGAAACTCCACCGTATCGAAGACAAAACCGGCACGGTCGCATTCGAACTCTACGACCTCAACAAGGACCCCGGCGAGTCCAAGAACGTCCTCGCGGAAGTACCCGAACGCGCCTCCGGCATGCAAGCCCAACTCCACGCATGGCTCGCCAGCGTCGTCAACAGCCTCAACGGAAAAGACTACGCGTAA
- a CDS encoding ABC-type transport auxiliary lipoprotein family protein, with amino-acid sequence MMRRAAFLLTLAVLAVAGCIRPQITPTAYYTLAPNISVEKAVPTERTLGVRPLRASLMYKTPLLYTQGLEVREYPHAEWAMKPADMVTRAITDAIIATERFHDVGEASNVNRPELVLVGELRKFETDHNAVPREAVCEVRLELRETFGTRLLWGDVLTARVPLENEHISAVPQAMSRAVAEVANRAAAEVAKN; translated from the coding sequence ATGATGCGTCGTGCTGCATTTCTCTTAACGCTGGCGGTCTTGGCGGTAGCGGGGTGTATCCGTCCCCAGATTACCCCCACCGCGTACTACACCCTTGCGCCAAACATATCCGTCGAGAAAGCCGTCCCGACGGAGCGCACATTGGGCGTCCGGCCGTTGCGCGCATCGTTGATGTACAAGACCCCCCTCCTCTACACCCAGGGACTCGAGGTGCGCGAGTATCCGCACGCCGAATGGGCCATGAAGCCCGCCGACATGGTCACCCGCGCTATCACGGACGCGATCATTGCCACCGAACGGTTCCATGACGTTGGCGAAGCCTCCAATGTGAACCGTCCGGAACTGGTCCTCGTGGGAGAGCTTCGCAAGTTCGAGACGGACCACAATGCCGTGCCCCGGGAAGCCGTCTGTGAAGTGCGGCTCGAACTTCGCGAGACTTTTGGAACCCGGCTTCTGTGGGGAGATGTTCTGACTGCCCGCGTGCCCCTCGAGAACGAGCACATTTCGGCCGTGCCGCAGGCGATGAGCAGGGCCGTCGCGGAAGTGGCAAACCGCGCCGCCGCCGAAGTCGCAAAAAATTGA
- a CDS encoding MlaD family protein has product MATRTQKMKVGIFLVACIAVLAGGSVVISGYKRGDHSAYYIHFNESILGLSRGGLVEYTGVPVGKVSDIRVSESRSVRVDIEVQDDDITLYQGVQAQLVIYSIATGVMAVSLSGGDPSLGKLPPGSEIPSKPSLLASTTGSIPEIMKKVSDIADEIDTGLKGIEEGQIKNMIDDADAAIKDIRDVFDETSETLKDVRAKAVEGVDDARKLMEEIRAEIKPFTENTTELVKSANETMNTINEKVKPLDLAKTEQEVQETLRSVRELADSVRAMTEQLDTVTKTAVYQVGNVEFTVNETMTALTEALDALRALAVVLKENPSAIVYGPVKPKGAE; this is encoded by the coding sequence GTGGCGACCCGAACTCAGAAAATGAAGGTGGGTATCTTCCTGGTGGCATGCATCGCCGTGCTGGCGGGAGGCTCTGTCGTTATCTCCGGCTACAAGCGCGGCGATCACAGCGCCTACTATATCCATTTCAACGAATCGATCCTCGGACTCAGCCGCGGCGGCCTCGTCGAATATACCGGCGTGCCCGTTGGCAAAGTCTCCGACATAAGGGTGTCCGAGTCTCGAAGCGTGCGGGTCGACATCGAAGTCCAGGACGATGATATTACCCTCTACCAAGGTGTGCAGGCCCAACTGGTTATCTACAGCATTGCCACCGGCGTCATGGCCGTGTCGTTGTCGGGAGGCGACCCTTCACTGGGCAAACTGCCGCCAGGCTCGGAGATACCCTCCAAACCCTCCCTCCTGGCATCGACCACAGGAAGCATCCCCGAGATTATGAAGAAGGTCAGCGACATCGCCGACGAGATCGATACGGGGCTGAAAGGCATCGAAGAAGGCCAGATCAAAAACATGATTGATGATGCCGATGCCGCTATCAAAGACATACGGGACGTCTTTGACGAAACATCGGAGACGCTCAAGGACGTTCGCGCGAAAGCCGTCGAAGGCGTCGATGACGCGCGCAAACTCATGGAAGAGATCCGGGCTGAGATCAAACCGTTCACCGAAAACACCACCGAGCTCGTCAAGTCCGCCAACGAAACCATGAATACCATAAACGAGAAGGTGAAGCCACTCGATCTGGCAAAGACCGAACAGGAAGTACAGGAGACGCTCCGTAGTGTCCGCGAGCTCGCCGATTCCGTGCGGGCAATGACTGAACAGCTCGATACCGTTACGAAAACGGCTGTATACCAGGTCGGTAACGTCGAGTTTACTGTCAACGAGACCATGACGGCGCTCACGGAAGCCCTCGACGCGTTGCGCGCCCTGGCTGTGGTGCTCAAGGAGAATCCCTCCGCTATCGTGTATGGTCCTGTCAAACCCAAGGGAGCCGAATGA
- a CDS encoding ABC transporter ATP-binding protein, translated as MCSDVKNNGFEAVIEVRNLVAHYGEQLVLNDVTLEVPKGEIFVVIGGSGCGKTTLLKHMTGLLTPTSGHIYYSGTDITTLDEDQLSSIQRHIGIAFQSGALFNSLTVGENVALPMREYTDMQEDLIEAMVLLKLSLVGLSAAKDLLPEQLSGGMKKRAGLARAIALDPPIVYFDEPSAGLDPIMASGLDDLILDLKRLLGITFIIVTHELDSIKKIADHVLMLDGGQAVFRGTVQEAQQSSNKRVRQFFERKADAHIQQHYT; from the coding sequence ATGTGCTCTGATGTTAAGAACAATGGGTTCGAAGCCGTCATCGAAGTGCGCAACCTCGTGGCGCACTATGGCGAGCAGCTCGTCCTCAATGACGTGACGCTCGAGGTGCCCAAAGGCGAGATCTTCGTTGTCATCGGAGGCAGCGGCTGTGGAAAAACGACCCTGCTCAAACACATGACCGGCCTTCTCACGCCTACCTCCGGCCATATTTACTACTCCGGCACCGACATCACCACCCTGGACGAAGACCAACTCTCCTCGATACAACGGCACATCGGTATCGCGTTCCAGTCGGGCGCCCTGTTCAACTCGCTGACCGTGGGCGAGAACGTGGCGCTGCCCATGCGCGAATACACCGACATGCAGGAAGATCTCATCGAGGCCATGGTGCTCTTGAAGCTGAGCCTGGTAGGCCTCTCTGCCGCCAAAGACCTTCTGCCAGAGCAGCTGTCGGGCGGCATGAAGAAGCGCGCAGGCCTGGCGCGCGCCATCGCACTCGATCCTCCCATTGTCTACTTCGACGAACCTTCCGCCGGGCTGGACCCCATCATGGCGTCCGGACTCGACGACCTCATCCTGGACCTCAAGAGACTCCTGGGCATCACGTTTATCATCGTGACCCACGAGCTTGACTCGATTAAGAAGATTGCCGATCACGTTCTGATGCTGGATGGCGGCCAGGCCGTTTTCAGAGGCACGGTGCAGGAGGCCCAGCAGAGCTCTAACAAACGCGTGCGGCAGTTCTTCGAACGGAAAGCCGATGCGCACATCCAGCAGCATTACACGTAG
- a CDS encoding ABC transporter permease, with product MSSVRIGCPKDLNQETGRALLEDVRERMPGEAAAVILDFAETESIDTFGAAWMVDIARFVSTSGAEFKFEGHHGSVAEFIDLIGPGLTGHEEHKEQSENIFEKIGGESYSIVEEAKQILNLFIDAVYWTFIGPVEGKGLRWGLVAEELYEMGVRALWINSIMNVLLGLIVAMLSAAQLRRVGLDIYVADLTVIAFARELAVVMTALVVSARTGAAIAAELATMKVQEEIDALRGMGLKVPQFLVAPKVLALLVALPCLTVIAMYMGVFGGAIWGVGILGFSTDVWIRQTINAVTQGDVFQGLLKSFFFAAAIVLIGCHNGLRVTGGSRGVGLMTTRAVVMDIFVIVVIDMIFAVVFYYVL from the coding sequence ATGAGCAGTGTACGCATCGGCTGCCCCAAGGACCTGAATCAGGAGACCGGCCGCGCTTTGCTCGAGGATGTCCGCGAGCGGATGCCCGGCGAAGCCGCCGCCGTGATCCTCGATTTCGCGGAAACCGAGTCCATCGACACCTTCGGGGCTGCATGGATGGTGGACATCGCCCGCTTCGTCAGCACGAGCGGCGCCGAGTTCAAATTCGAAGGCCATCATGGTTCCGTGGCCGAATTCATCGACCTCATCGGCCCCGGGTTGACCGGTCACGAAGAACACAAAGAGCAATCCGAGAACATATTCGAGAAGATTGGTGGCGAAAGTTACAGCATTGTGGAGGAAGCCAAACAGATCCTGAACCTCTTCATCGACGCGGTGTACTGGACGTTTATCGGCCCTGTCGAGGGCAAAGGACTGCGGTGGGGCCTGGTGGCGGAAGAGCTGTACGAGATGGGCGTCCGCGCCCTGTGGATCAACAGCATCATGAACGTCCTCCTCGGCCTGATCGTCGCCATGCTCTCCGCCGCTCAACTGCGCAGGGTCGGGCTCGACATCTACGTCGCCGACCTGACGGTCATCGCCTTCGCCCGCGAATTGGCGGTCGTCATGACCGCCCTGGTGGTCTCGGCGCGCACGGGCGCGGCCATCGCCGCGGAACTGGCCACCATGAAGGTCCAGGAAGAAATCGATGCCCTCCGCGGCATGGGCCTCAAGGTGCCCCAGTTCCTGGTAGCGCCCAAAGTGCTGGCCCTTCTCGTCGCCCTGCCGTGCCTCACGGTCATCGCGATGTACATGGGCGTATTCGGGGGCGCCATATGGGGCGTCGGCATCCTCGGGTTCTCGACGGACGTCTGGATTCGCCAGACTATCAATGCCGTCACACAGGGCGACGTGTTTCAGGGATTGCTCAAATCGTTCTTTTTCGCGGCCGCGATTGTGCTCATCGGCTGCCACAACGGATTGCGGGTCACCGGGGGTTCCCGCGGCGTTGGCCTGATGACCACAAGGGCGGTCGTAATGGATATTTTCGTGATCGTTGTCATCGACATGATCTTCGCGGTGGTGTTCTACTATGTGCTCTGA
- the ligA gene encoding NAD-dependent DNA ligase LigA: protein MKNAEGNIPSEVRKRCRLLRAELDRHNYLYYVEAKPEITDLEFDALLNELLAIEAKYPELVTPDSPTQRVGGQPLEGFETVEHAVPMLSIDNTYSEEELRAFDDRVRRGLEGQKPAYVAELKIDGVSMSLLYEGGRFVRAATRGDGTRGDDVTANVKTIRAVPMRLRGSPPARLEVRGEVYMRRQELVRLNELREEAGEPPLANPRNTTAGTLKLLDPREVAKRRLELGCYDVAPLPGTELTSHYKTLEDLKSYGFPVNPFFKRCKNIDEILKVCEEWSTKRHQLDFEIDGMVIKVDSAEQRRQLGATSKAPRWVIAYKYPAEVAETKLEKVTLQVGKTGTVTPVANLAPVHLAGTTVKRANLHNFEDIERKDIREGDIVRVQKAGEIIPQVLGPVLEKRPRNARKIAVPTACPQCGSEVRQDPDGVYLRCLNPACPAQIKGRLRYFASRAAMDIEGMGEKLIEQLVDKDVVHNLDNIYDLTVDRLAGLERMGEKSAQNLVAAIEGSKKRPLSRLVNGLGIRHVGAHVAEVLANHFGSMEALQEASVEALCEVPEVGGVVAREVRNFFETGENRALIASLRAHGLTMKERRAAAGSRQPLAGKTLVVTGALKNYTRESIEERIKQLGGRASSSVSKKTDYVLAGENAGSKLTKARELGVTVLTEEEFEALAGPES from the coding sequence ATGAAAAATGCGGAAGGTAATATTCCTTCGGAAGTGCGCAAGCGTTGCAGGCTTCTCCGGGCTGAACTCGACCGGCACAACTACCTTTACTATGTCGAAGCAAAGCCGGAGATTACCGATCTCGAGTTCGATGCTCTGTTAAACGAACTCCTGGCCATCGAGGCAAAGTATCCCGAACTTGTCACTCCGGACTCTCCGACCCAGCGGGTCGGAGGCCAACCCCTCGAGGGCTTCGAGACCGTCGAGCATGCGGTCCCCATGCTCTCCATCGACAACACTTACAGCGAAGAAGAGTTGCGGGCATTTGACGACCGCGTGCGCAGGGGCCTCGAGGGCCAGAAGCCAGCCTACGTGGCGGAACTCAAGATCGACGGCGTTTCGATGTCGCTGCTTTACGAAGGGGGCCGGTTCGTGCGCGCCGCCACCCGGGGCGACGGCACGCGCGGCGACGACGTCACGGCCAACGTCAAGACCATACGGGCCGTGCCCATGCGTCTCAGAGGGTCTCCGCCCGCCCGGCTCGAGGTGCGCGGCGAGGTCTATATGCGCCGCCAGGAACTTGTCCGCCTCAACGAGTTGCGCGAAGAAGCCGGGGAACCGCCCCTGGCCAATCCGCGAAACACAACAGCCGGCACGCTGAAGCTTCTCGACCCCCGCGAGGTCGCGAAACGCCGTCTCGAGCTCGGATGTTACGATGTGGCTCCGCTTCCCGGAACGGAGTTGACCTCTCACTACAAGACGCTCGAAGACCTCAAATCCTACGGGTTTCCCGTAAACCCGTTTTTCAAGCGCTGCAAGAACATCGATGAAATCCTGAAGGTGTGCGAAGAATGGTCCACGAAACGTCACCAGCTGGATTTCGAGATCGACGGCATGGTCATCAAGGTCGATTCGGCGGAGCAGCGCCGCCAGCTCGGCGCGACCTCGAAAGCGCCCCGCTGGGTCATCGCGTACAAGTACCCCGCAGAGGTTGCCGAAACGAAGCTCGAGAAGGTGACGCTGCAAGTCGGGAAAACTGGCACGGTCACGCCTGTCGCCAATCTGGCCCCCGTGCATCTGGCCGGCACCACCGTTAAACGCGCGAATCTCCACAACTTCGAAGACATCGAACGCAAGGATATCCGCGAAGGCGACATCGTGCGCGTACAGAAAGCCGGCGAGATCATCCCGCAGGTGCTGGGCCCGGTCCTCGAGAAGCGCCCGCGAAACGCCCGGAAGATCGCCGTGCCCACGGCATGCCCGCAGTGCGGCAGCGAGGTGCGGCAGGACCCTGACGGCGTCTATTTGCGCTGCCTCAATCCGGCCTGCCCGGCCCAGATCAAGGGCCGTCTGCGATACTTTGCCAGCCGCGCCGCCATGGACATCGAAGGGATGGGCGAGAAACTCATCGAGCAGCTTGTGGATAAAGACGTTGTGCATAACCTCGATAACATCTACGATCTGACGGTCGACAGACTCGCCGGGCTAGAGCGAATGGGCGAGAAATCGGCCCAAAACCTTGTTGCGGCCATCGAGGGGAGCAAGAAGCGTCCCCTGAGCCGGCTGGTGAACGGTCTGGGCATCCGGCACGTCGGCGCCCACGTGGCTGAGGTGCTGGCAAACCATTTTGGCTCGATGGAGGCCCTCCAGGAGGCATCCGTCGAGGCCCTGTGCGAGGTGCCCGAGGTCGGCGGCGTGGTAGCGCGGGAAGTGCGCAATTTCTTCGAGACCGGCGAGAACCGGGCCCTTATCGCTTCCCTGCGCGCCCACGGCCTGACCATGAAAGAGCGCCGTGCGGCAGCGGGCAGCCGTCAGCCCCTGGCAGGCAAGACCCTCGTCGTTACGGGCGCGCTGAAAAACTACACGCGCGAATCCATCGAGGAACGCATCAAGCAGCTGGGCGGACGGGCCAGCTCGAGTGTGAGCAAGAAGACCGACTACGTCCTCGCGGGAGAGAATGCGGGCTCGAAACTCACCAAAGCCCGGGAACTTGGCGTTACCGTCCTGACGGAAGAAGAGTTCGAGGCGCTGGCGGGTCCGGAATCATGA
- a CDS encoding serine/threonine-protein kinase: MTANDDNETKPMALNPDGGDGGDFALRDTQPMTSQGDDGRAPVPTFERCTRYRLGQRIGQGGMAIVYEAYDSNLDRSVAVKTLRSEMAGDRSVRERFVYEAMLLGDMDHPGMVPIFEIGELDDAGLFYSMKRIKGRTLRQILDMREGKRLDRREVARLLNIFGKVCQTVAYAHSRGIVHRDIKPENVMVDEYGIVLVLDWGLSKKIDEHEISQGITATQTGVIKGTPAYMSPEQAEGRTHEIDFRTDVFSLGIILYEILSGQLPFPGKTRTEVLLQIARHQPSSPRRKNRRANRALSAVCMKTLQKDPAKRYTTAQELSEDLERYSRGEDTSAYVPKPWERLISWAERRPALATAFAIFLSLALFGSLGAMTEHQYRASEAKRAMTIGTSIAAKMIAEVNRLDKDIAALKEQLKQLPPGDSSERRAAESKLATLEIGRRHHMEFLNRLGPVAVARRTGGNIDTIDDMGPQFAGAARQIRLRQIQSAFDIGDDYEASYLVYRCLTDAKWLAWNSGQMNDLLAWRDKIGAKLREDLPPGAELPDWTRFNNEELLQPSIDELGIGEIEGLRQMLRSLY, translated from the coding sequence ATGACGGCGAACGATGACAACGAAACCAAACCGATGGCGCTGAATCCGGACGGCGGGGACGGCGGCGATTTTGCGTTGCGGGATACCCAGCCTATGACCTCGCAGGGGGACGATGGCCGCGCCCCTGTGCCAACGTTCGAGAGGTGCACCCGCTACCGCCTTGGCCAGCGCATCGGCCAAGGCGGCATGGCCATCGTCTATGAGGCTTACGATTCGAATCTGGATCGCTCGGTAGCCGTCAAGACCCTGCGGTCCGAGATGGCCGGAGATCGTTCCGTGCGCGAACGATTTGTGTATGAAGCGATGCTCCTGGGAGACATGGACCACCCGGGCATGGTGCCGATATTCGAGATAGGGGAGTTGGATGATGCCGGGCTCTTCTATTCGATGAAACGTATCAAGGGCCGGACGTTGCGCCAGATTCTGGACATGCGTGAGGGCAAGCGCCTGGACCGCCGGGAGGTGGCCAGGCTGCTCAATATTTTCGGCAAGGTCTGCCAGACGGTAGCATATGCGCATTCGCGCGGCATCGTTCACCGCGACATCAAGCCCGAGAACGTCATGGTTGACGAATACGGCATCGTGCTGGTGCTGGATTGGGGGCTCTCGAAGAAGATCGACGAACACGAAATCAGCCAGGGGATTACCGCAACGCAGACCGGGGTCATCAAGGGAACGCCTGCATACATGAGCCCGGAACAGGCCGAGGGCCGCACCCACGAGATTGATTTCCGCACAGACGTGTTCTCGCTGGGGATCATCCTTTACGAAATCCTCTCGGGACAACTCCCGTTTCCGGGAAAGACCCGCACCGAGGTGCTTCTGCAGATCGCGCGCCATCAGCCCTCCTCGCCCCGCAGGAAGAACAGGCGCGCGAACAGAGCGCTGTCGGCGGTTTGCATGAAAACGCTGCAAAAAGATCCGGCGAAACGCTACACCACCGCCCAGGAATTGTCCGAAGACCTTGAACGCTACAGCCGCGGTGAGGATACGTCCGCCTATGTCCCCAAGCCTTGGGAACGCCTGATTTCATGGGCGGAACGGCGGCCGGCGCTTGCCACCGCCTTCGCGATCTTTCTCTCGCTGGCCTTGTTCGGAAGTCTTGGGGCGATGACCGAGCACCAGTATCGCGCCAGCGAGGCGAAGCGCGCGATGACAATCGGCACGTCCATAGCCGCGAAGATGATTGCCGAGGTTAATCGCCTGGACAAGGATATCGCCGCTCTGAAGGAACAGTTGAAACAACTGCCGCCCGGCGATTCGTCCGAGCGGCGCGCGGCCGAGTCCAAATTGGCGACCCTCGAGATCGGGCGGCGGCACCACATGGAGTTCCTCAACCGTCTCGGACCGGTGGCCGTGGCGCGCCGTACCGGCGGCAACATCGACACAATTGATGACATGGGACCGCAATTTGCCGGAGCGGCGCGGCAAATCAGGTTGAGACAAATCCAGAGTGCGTTCGATATTGGCGACGATTATGAAGCGAGCTACCTTGTGTACAGATGTCTTACGGATGCGAAATGGCTGGCATGGAACTCTGGCCAAATGAACGATCTGCTCGCGTGGCGGGACAAGATCGGCGCGAAGCTGCGCGAGGACCTTCCGCCAGGGGCTGAGTTGCCCGACTGGACTCGGTTCAACAACGAGGAGCTCTTACAGCCTTCCATTGACGAGCTTGGCATTGGGGAAATCGAAGGTCTCAGGCAGATGCTTCGGAGCCTGTACTAA
- a CDS encoding YhbY family RNA-binding protein, with protein MRVLNGADRKFLRGLGQNLEPFVMVGKNGVTGTVIDSTGKALAAHELVKVRFVECKDKDEKRAFIDQLAQNTRSEVVGMIGHTALLYRQQDDDEKRKVFFPDERG; from the coding sequence ATGAGAGTATTGAATGGCGCCGACAGGAAATTCTTGCGTGGGCTGGGGCAGAACCTCGAGCCCTTCGTCATGGTGGGCAAGAACGGGGTCACGGGCACCGTAATAGACTCGACGGGCAAAGCCCTTGCGGCTCACGAACTGGTGAAAGTGCGCTTTGTAGAGTGCAAAGACAAAGACGAAAAACGCGCCTTCATCGACCAACTGGCCCAAAACACGCGAAGCGAGGTCGTCGGCATGATCGGCCACACCGCTTTGCTCTACCGGCAACAGGACGATGACGAAAAGCGCAAGGTCTTCTTCCCCGACGAGCGCGGATGA
- a CDS encoding tRNA threonylcarbamoyladenosine dehydratase, translating to MDGRFERTRLLVGDEGIERLARAAVVVFGLGGVGSYAAEAIARAGVGHIVLVDSDCVEVTNLNRQLVALQSTIGTPKVSVARERILQINLHARVETHQTLVTPANAEDFLHNEKACYIDAIDTFPAKLALLELFHAKHLCFVSCMGAASKLDVSGIRVADISDTSNCPLARRIRQQLRKEGILEGIRCVYSQAIAIPGADSPQEDPRTRGTISYLPGLIGLTAAGVIINDILAGKTQE from the coding sequence GTGGACGGACGCTTTGAACGGACCCGGCTTCTGGTGGGTGACGAGGGCATCGAGCGGCTCGCCCGCGCTGCCGTGGTGGTCTTCGGTCTGGGCGGGGTGGGCTCATACGCTGCGGAGGCCATCGCACGCGCCGGGGTCGGGCACATCGTACTGGTCGACTCCGATTGCGTTGAGGTCACCAATCTGAACCGGCAACTCGTGGCCCTGCAGAGTACCATCGGCACCCCCAAGGTATCGGTGGCCCGCGAACGTATCCTCCAAATCAATCTTCATGCGCGTGTCGAAACTCATCAGACGCTCGTTACTCCTGCGAACGCCGAAGATTTCCTGCACAATGAAAAGGCCTGCTATATCGACGCTATAGACACCTTTCCGGCGAAGCTGGCGCTACTCGAGTTGTTTCACGCGAAACACCTGTGTTTCGTCTCGTGCATGGGGGCCGCAAGCAAGCTCGACGTCTCAGGTATTCGCGTAGCCGATATCAGCGATACGTCTAACTGCCCTCTGGCCCGCAGGATACGGCAACAGCTCCGAAAAGAGGGCATCCTGGAAGGTATCCGCTGCGTGTATTCTCAGGCGATAGCGATCCCGGGCGCGGATTCTCCACAGGAAGACCCCCGGACACGCGGCACCATCTCATATCTGCCTGGATTGATTGGCCTTACAGCAGCGGGGGTAATCATCAACGATATTCTGGCCGGGAAGACACAAGAGTAG
- a CDS encoding TatD family hydrolase, with protein sequence MRLVDAHCHLEDESLHSRLDEVLRDARDAGIIRFLTSAVSPEQWHISAGIARRHPEVAFALGVHPWYAKPEYLAQLEQLQQARELGAKAIGEIGLDKKIETPPLELQTEFFDTQLAIAKELALPVVIHCRGAFNELLASLKRIGTPSPGGIIHAFSGNIQLARTFVTFGLKFSLGRSLTYTKCRKREELMRFIYPDHFLLETDSPDMPPVGAEPGTPNEPRNLILNLRGAAGLLGRDETEVAEATTRNALKLFDLEE encoded by the coding sequence ATGCGGCTGGTTGACGCACATTGCCACCTTGAAGACGAGAGCCTCCATTCCCGCCTTGACGAAGTGCTTCGGGACGCGCGTGACGCCGGCATCATCAGGTTCCTGACCAGCGCCGTATCGCCGGAACAATGGCACATATCTGCCGGTATCGCCCGCCGGCATCCCGAGGTGGCCTTCGCCTTGGGAGTCCATCCCTGGTATGCAAAACCCGAATACCTCGCGCAACTCGAGCAGCTCCAACAAGCACGTGAATTAGGGGCCAAAGCCATTGGGGAAATCGGCCTGGACAAGAAGATCGAAACACCGCCACTGGAACTACAGACGGAGTTCTTCGATACGCAACTCGCCATTGCTAAAGAGCTTGCGTTGCCTGTCGTCATCCATTGCCGAGGCGCTTTCAACGAGTTGCTCGCCTCTTTGAAACGCATCGGGACGCCCTCCCCGGGAGGCATAATCCACGCATTCTCAGGAAATATACAATTGGCGCGCACTTTCGTGACATTCGGACTCAAATTCTCTTTGGGCCGAAGCCTCACCTACACCAAATGCAGGAAACGCGAGGAGCTCATGCGGTTCATTTATCCCGACCATTTCCTCCTCGAAACGGACAGCCCCGACATGCCCCCTGTAGGCGCGGAACCGGGCACCCCAAATGAACCCAGGAACCTGATCCTAAATCTCCGGGGAGCGGCAGGCCTCCTCGGCCGCGATGAAACCGAAGTCGCGGAAGCTACAACACGTAATGCACTAAAACTGTTTGACTTGGAGGAGTAA